The genomic window CTGGGCCTTAAACGTGGACAGCCTTTGTTTGAGATCCAGCAAGTAATTCGGGATAACCATGTCAGGGTGTTTTCATCCAATTTCGTGCTTTATGGGGATTTTTCTGCACGTTTTCATACCACGATTGGTGAAAGTGTACCCCGCCATGAAATTTACAGTTGTGATGAAGTTTTTGCATCCCTGCATGGCATGGATAAGCTTGTCAGCTTCGAAGATTTTGGTCGGGAGCTACGTGAAAAAGTTTACCGGCATACCTCGTTGAAATGCGGTATTGGCATTGCGGAAACCAAAACTCTCTGCAAAGCAGCTACCTGGGCCGCCAAAAAGTACCCCCAAACGAAAGGCGTGGTCGTAATAAGTGACCCCGCCAGGCGTGACCGGCTTTTAGCGCTAATTCCTGTCCGTGAAGTGTGGGGGATCGGCAGCAGGCTTGCTAAACGCCTCAATGAAATGGGCATAGTCACCGCCCTTGAATTAGCCAGAATGGATACACGGCTTGTTCGTAAGCTGATGGGAGTAGTTGTTGAACGCACCGTGCGGGAGCTGCGCGGCGAAGCCTGCTTTGGGCTTGATACTAACCCGCCATCACGAAAGCAGATAATAGTGTCCCGCTCCTTCGGTCAACGCACGACTGATCTCGAAGACGTTCGGCAGGCTATATGCGCTTTCAGCTGCCAGGCCGCTGAGAAACTCCGCAGAGATCGCAGTTTTGCGGGTGCTGTTACTGTTTTCATACAAAACAGCCGCCACAGCCAGGCTGAACCTTATTTCTCCGCCGTTGCACTCGAACCACTACCTGTTACACAGGACTCACGGGATTTAATCCAGGCCGCTCAAACAGCACTTCTCCGAATCTGGAAACCAGGTGTCCATTATGCGAAAGCTGGAGTTATGCTTAGTGACATTGGTGATGGCCGGGAACAACTGGACCTGTTTAGCAATAAGCAGCCAGGAAGAAACAGCAAGGCCTTAATGCAGATTATTGATAAGCTGAATTTGGCAGAGCGCGGCACTATCTTTATGGCCGGTGAGGGGGTTCATCGCAAGTATAAAGGCAAACAGCAGTGGCTGTCGCCCTGCTATACGACACGCTGGAAGGACATACCTGTTGCCTGGCTAAAATAAGAAACCCGCCAGTGGGCGGGTTGCATGGATTCTAGTGAGAGACTACTCACCTGAAACTTCATACCGTTTCAGGGCTTCTTCACCTTCGCTCTCTATTATCTCTCGTAGCGCACGCGGGTACACCCCCACTCCTTTATAATGGACAAGCTTTCCATGAATACGGAAGGTTCGCATCTGACCGATCGAGGGCCGCTTTCGGGGCCGGGTATTGTCGAGTAGCTCATCCGGCTCAATACCGTCCTGACGCAGCAAAGAAAGATGCTCACGGATTTTGTCCTGCTTTTCTTTCTGCCGCAGCCGTTCTTCTTCAAGCTGTGCTTCACGCGTCTCAATAATACGATTCAAATCCGCACGTACAATCCCCAGCAGGCGCAAATCCATTTTTTTGAACACAGCAGTACGGCGGGTAATGCTCGATAAATATTCAGCTACTGCGTTCACGGTCAGAGGCGTTTTTTTATTCATTGTCGTGATCGCTTATGGTTTGTTACTAACGGAGAGGTCGAAGGGGATATAGTTGTCCTGTTCGAGAACAAAATAGCTTAAATCCTCCATGCGAAATGCTCTGTCTTTCTCAGGGCTATACCAGATATACCCTCGCTTGAACGTCTGTTCATCTACATTGACGATCAAGCTAAACGGTTCTTCTTCCAATGCCTCTTTTTCACGGCCAAACAACGGGCTGTACAGTCCAGACAGGCGGATCACGCTATCACGCTTTTCGTTGTAAGTACGAATTGCGCGATAAATCGCTGAATGTTTGAACTCAACGAAATCATAAGGCTTGATTTTGAGTACGAGGCTTTTCGCGACAGCTTTGATTAACTCACCACCGCTTTTACTAAGGAGCAATAGCGTTTGTTCAATGGAATCCATCAACCTCTTGTTTTGTAAGTTAAACTTATCTGTCATTAAAATTCACTCCGAAATCAAATTAATTAATCATTGCACAAAATTTAAATTATCTCAATCAAGAGGGGTTTGTATTATAACAGTTACGTGATACATTTTTATATCATGACAATTAGCATGAGGATTCATAATTGAAGTTTACAAAACTGACCTTTATAGCCTTGCTCATTCTGGGGTCCAGTCCGGTGCTGGGATCGTCAAATACGCAACAACAGCTCACTGGTTTTCTGGCCGGGCAGGAAAACGGAGTCAGCGCGAAGCAAGTTCTCACTTCCGATGATCTGTTCAATAAATTGATACACCAGGAAAGCCGGGGAAATCAGTTCAGTAAAAACGGCCAGCCTCTTACGTCACCAAAAGGTGCTGTAGGCATTGCGCAGGTAATGCCCGAAACAGCTCCAGAAGCGGCAAGATTAGCCGGGCTGGAATGGAGTGCATGGCGGTATCGAAATGACGAGACGTATAACAAGGCGCTTGGGCGAGCATATCTCGACTCGCAGCTGGAGAGATACGATGGCAACCACGTTCTCGCGCTAGCTGCATATAACGCCGGGCCTGGGAGTGTTGATAAATGGCTTAAACGCTTTGGAGATCCGCGCAGTGGTGAGATCAGCAATAAGCAGTTTATGCAGTTAATCCCATTCATTGAAACCCAGGCGTATGTCGCCAGTATCCTGAACGATACTCCTGGTGTGTTCCGCTTTACACCATCCCGTAAAAAAGCTCCTGTAGGTGAAGGTCATAAAATTGAGTTTCGAGATACGCATCCAGGCATTACGTTCAACCTCGCGGTTAACCAAACGTTCAGTTATGGAAACGGAAAACTGGTAGGTGGATTATGACCCGATTCTTCTTTTCGCTGGGATCAGCTTTAATGGCTTTTTCCTACTATCTCATCTTATGGATAGACCCGACAGTGTTATCACACCGGGCATCAATACTAGGTGTATTAATCGCATTCTTCGGTCTACACATCGGTCTTAAACGCATACTGAACCGTCATGTTAGGCATGTCTTCTGTCTGTTTGTAACTGCCGGATTGTTTACGTTCTATCGCTCGTTTACTGACGGGAATGTGTTTCTGTACGCGCTAATCGGGCTTCATGGTGTAGTTGCACTGACGGTGCTTTTGACCGTCCCTCTTAGCATTGAGCGTAGTGAACCTAAATGAGCGCAAAGCTATTTGGAGCATTGTTGGTTGTGTGTGGCATAGCCGGTGCGGTAGTCCTTTGGATACTGAGTAAAACATCTTCGCAAACTTCGGAGAGTAATCAGGTCCGGCGCTTCAAACTCGACCATGAGTATGAAAACAAAGGGTTCACTGAAAAAGGCCAGAGTGAAGGCTTACTCGATATCCCGACAGAAATCAGCACTGATAAAAGCAACGCTTTTGAAAGCAAACAAGCATTCACTTCACCTGATAAGCATTACGACAGCCTCCCCGGAGATAAATTCTAATGTCGAAAAACCTTATGATTGGCCTGGCTCTCCTGCTCATGGTCTTTATTTATGCGCTGTGCTTTCGCAAAAAAAACAATCACGACCGGAAAAGACTTTCAGCTGAGAAAATCATTGAGGTTATTAACTCCATTGACCTCCCGGCCCAGAAAATCGCCTACCTACGTAAAGTTGACCCCTACGCCTTTGAAGAACTGATAATGACTCTCCTGCAACGAAAAGGATTTGTGATTGGCAGAAACAAGCGCTACAGCGGCGATGGTGGCCTGGATGGTCGGTTTGAGCATAACCGGCAGCTGTGGTTGATACAGGCAAAACGCTATTCGAATCGCATCAAACAGGAGCACGTCAGTGCCTTTGCCTCTCTACTCAAGGAGAACAACTGTAGCGGAGGTATCTTCGTACATACCGGTAAGACACCTGCATCGGTGCGAGAGTACGTAAAGGCACGCTCAAGCCCACAAATAGAAATTATCTCAGGCGACCGTCTACTGAATCTTTTCGATTCGACCGTAAAGCTAAAATTCTAACCCCTCATCCAATGCCATCACAGGAGAGCTATCACCATGACTAAAAATTTCATACGAATCGCAATTTACGGGTGGACATGGTGTTCATGGGCTATTCGAAATTTAATCTTTTTTCCCGCTGCAACACTGACCCTTATCATCGCATTTTTGATGGTTCTCGATCACTCTTCACCCGGTCAGATAATGGTGAGAATAATGCAGAGCGCAGACAAGGTAACTGACGGGGTTAACTGGACGTGGCGCGAATGCCCCTCAGTTTCCAGCAATTCAAATGTATTTCCGCCAGAACCATCCATTCGCCCCTCAGCTTTGGAAGCGAATTGCCCTGAAATGGTATCCGATGCCAGAGGGTATGCCGAGCATATTGACCGAAATTTCATGCCATTAGTCTGGATATGGTGGACAATCATGGCAGCTATCAGCGTGACAGTAGAACGGTTCCCTGTGTTTAAACATCGAACCCGCCTTCAGATGCGAACTATTACTACGCGGGAACAGTTATTAGTGAACGGAAAAGTCCGAGAAAGACTAGCCACACATATTGTGACCGGCGCTCATGGATACGAAACACTTTGCACAAGCGGCTGTAACGTTAGTTACAACGATAAACGGGTATTAATTGAAAATTGTGAAAAACTGGCTGAAAACGCACTGCCCGTTACCTGTAGAACCTGTTTTACTATCTGGAACGATGTACATTCTTATCAGCCCGGCGACTTCGACATGGAATCAGGCAAAGGAAACTTTACCGAAAAAGACCTCACTGAGATCACGATTCCAACAGCACATTAAGTTGATGTTTGCGCATGCGCAAATCCCCCTACCCGTTCTAACTTTTGGGAGTTTATCGACCGAACCATGACGCTTGAGCTGGCCGTAGCCAGCGAACGCGCTCCAAATCGTCTTTGCAAGGCGGCTAAAGCAATGCTCAACGTCGTTTACGATCCTCTTAAGCGTCGATTCGTTGACGGTATCAGTAGTTCTGGCAAGGCTTTGGAAAAGCTGGAAGAGCTAAAAACGTATCGCGAAAACCCGGTGACAAAGATGATCAATGAATTTACTGAGGCTGAGAAGTTTGGCGACGTTGGTGAGTATCGCCGCCAAAGAGCTGAACGGATGATGCAAAACGCGGCATAATCTATTAGGGCGCTTCTGCGCCCTTTAAAAGCCCGTCATGTGATAAACCCAATCCTCTGTCTGTCTTTTGATTTCTCTACTCAAGTTTCTAGGAAGTATTTGATTAGGGGTTCTCCCTACTTTTATCCCATTAAAAGCATTATTAAACATGTAGAGTAATATCGATTCATTTTCTTCAAAATAATCTATTACCTCGCCTATGAAAGGCGCTCTGATTATCAATCTTCTGTCGAGGCAAACTGCATCTATTAACTCCTCATAATCAATGAAATGATGGTTAAATGTGTCGATTTCACTATTGAAGGATATAAAATCCTTATTCTCATTCTGAAGGTTATAGTCTTCTTCAACAAAGTTATCCAAGTCATGCTCTTTAAGGGATTTTAATAATGACCTTGCTACTCTTATCAGCCGTTTATCAGTGTCTGAAAGTATCGCCTCTTTCCAAGAGTCTTTTGACTCCGAGGTTAATTTATCAGATTCAGAGAACAAAACTTTTTTGGATTGAAAGCCTGTCGTGCCCATTTCCATAACAATTTCATCTAAGTATTCTTTTGAAAATGACTTCCAGTACATTACAGGTTCACTATGGTTATCACCCATTAAGATGCGAACTAAAATGACTTGGCTTTCCAACTGTTGCCAATACATAAAGTCTGACAAATCAATAGACATGTCAGGGTCGTTTTCAACCGTTGATTTAATTTGAACCGCAAAGAAGTCACCAGTTGATATTTCATCTTCAAAGATTTCAACCTGAGCATCTATTCCAACGTCAATATCAAGCAATCGACAAGGCCATTTAAAATTGCGGACCATCCAATATGCAAAATAATACTCACCTGCTTTTCCTGTTGCCCCGTTCTTTTTATATTTTTTCATAGTTTGGTTACTGCCTCTTCTTTTTCGATAAGGAAATCAGGCTACACCCTCTTAGATAGACTGCCAACAAAATCATGAATGTGATAAATAAACACCCAAAATAGCTAACAGGCTATCTCGCACGTGAATATTATTCTTGACCAAATTATCATCTACTTTGAGACGGCCTGGCAACGATATCTCAGGCATAAAAAACCCCGTCGATACGGGGTTTTTGTATCTGTTACAGCGACTTTTGCCGCGTCTTTTGCGCAACTTCCCGTGTTTTCTCAACCACCTTGCTTACTGTTGAAGTAACCGCTTTGTCCACCGCAGCCTCCAGCTTCATGAGTGATCGCATGCCAAAGCCCAACCCCGTTCCAAACTGTTTATCAAATGCGGCCATGTCGCTTTTGGTAATGGATACCTTGCGATCCTGAAGGGCTGTTTGCCTGAAACCGGGATTTGTGCGCAGGCTATCAAGCAGCTTCTCTTTATCATCAGTGATAATTCGCAGATTAACCGCCGTTTTGGTCAGCGCGTTATGAAGCGCTTCCTGAGTGGCAAACTGTTTCTTCCATGACTCCATCAACGTGATCACATTATCAAACTGTTTATCTTTGATATTGAACATATTATTGGAATATCCCCACTCCATGTGTTTCCAGCTGGCCGCGTCCACCGTGACCTGCCGATTATTTGCAAGACGTAGAGTAACCTTCGTGCCGTCGAGTGAAACTACCGAGCCGGTCATTTTGGACGACACCCCCTTTCCGTCAGCACTCTCTAACTTGTCAGCGGGAACGGTGCGCGTGAAACGCAGGGTTTCCCCCTTCTGAATTTGTTTTTGCTCCACATGAAAGACCTGCACGGAGTTGTTACGGCTACCAGCGATATCAGCTGCGTTAATAGTTACACGATGCCCCGCCTCAAGCGATACCAGTATCAACTCATTACCGGCCTTGTTCACCGCCTCAACGGTATAATATGCGCCCTTCTCTATACCCGGTCGCTGGCTTTCAAACTGCACAACCTGGCCTGGCTTGTAGTTTGTCGCAACCTTCTTCTCAAATGGATCGAGATTCGCATTACGATAAAGCGCCGTCGTTAAAGGAGTACCCTGAAGAACCCCCTCTGACTGAAGGCCTCTGCGTATTTGCACATCAACTTTGTTGCGAGATAAGTAGTCAGGGATAACAATTGCGGTTTTAGCCCGGTCTTCTGGCGAGAGGTTCAACCAAGAGTTTGCAATAACATTCAGCCGGATTGTGCGATCATTGTTTTGGTTATCGAGGTCGCGTACTTCACTCATCATCGGACTGACATGAGCAAGCGCGTCCTCAATTTTCCCCTGAGTCAGCTTATCTGTTGCCAGGTTAATCTCAGGGTTCAGCGAACGATTCGCCTTGTCAAAATCAATGGTGGCGATCCCCTGCTCGGCCAGCAATGATGGCATGTTGCCCCAAGCTATAGAGTTCTCTTGTCGGTCGGCTACAAGCACCATCCTCGCCCCGACATACCTTGCCGCCTGCTGCAATCGAAGCACGTTCTCAGCCCCCATTTGAGAAACGTTTTCCACTACCCAGAGTTCCTTACCTGGTCGGACGATTTGACCTGCCGCAATCTTAGCTTCCATCTGGTCAAGGTGCTGGTAGATATTGGCTGAGAACTTCATAGATTCACGCATCTGCTTAACCCCCTCGGCAGTAGTCGAAAATCCTTTCACACGATATCCCCGCTCTTTGGCGATATCCTTGCCAATTTCTCTCATAACATCACGATGGCCACTCAGGTCGCTACCGGTGATGAGAATAGCTTCATCCCTGCTGGTCATCACTGTAGTCAGCGCGGCCTGAGTCGCCGCTGAGACAGGCTCAGCTATTCCCTGCCGGGCCTTATCTTCTCTCGCAGAAAGATAACGACTGACAACCGATTTCCCGGCAATGGGCGCATAGCGATCCTTACCTTGCAGCATATGCCGCACAATCTGGGCTTCATTTCGAATGTTCTGTGGCATGGTGTAGTAATTCTCACTATTCACTTTTTCATGATTAATGTGAGAAAGCCCTACCTCACCCCGCATTCGCATGGCGTAAATAGCAGTCTCTATATCTCTGACATCATACGTTCCCAGCGTGTTTTTCAGCGTCTCAGCCACCAACGCAGAATGACTAAACACTCCCTGCTTGTTTGCCAGTTTTTGAGTGGCTATGTTCAGATCGGCATACAGCTGCCGGGTATCAGTAGATTCAGCCTGAAGGTGCTCAGCAGCTCGCTTCATACTCTTGGTGGAAAAACCCGTGAGTGATGTTGTTTTATTGGCGTCATGTTCAGAAAGGGCTTTAATTACTTTCCCAACATTGTCCACGTACAACCGAGCCTCGTAACGGGCGCGACTAAGGTTGACATAGAAACTACGCTCGTTGACCAGATTGCGCCGCCAGGACTCGATTTGCGCCATCACGCGATCCACAGTCTTTCCCTGAGCCTTGTATGACGTCATTGCGTAACTATGTGAAATGTTATGAAGTTTTGATGAGTCCAGAGAAAGCTCTTTCCCCTTTTCATCTGTGAGGATGAATGTTCCTGAGGTCGAATCGATACGGGATACTTTAAATTCATCACCGTTACGCACGTTAAGATCTTTGCGCGACTTGGTAAAGACAACCTTTTCCTGTTCAGAAAAGAGAATTTTGTCCTCCCGAAAGACATCAATCGCAAACTTAGACTTACCGGTAATTTCAGATGGATTGAATTTCCTTTCCTGACCATCTCCGCTTTTAAGCAATAACTCCTTACCGGAAACCTCTGCTACCTTCCAGAACTCCCCTTTCTTAAACTCACCGTGATCAAGCTGAAACTCAATAATCTGACCAAATCGGTAATACCGGCTGTCAGTACGTTCAGCTTCATTAAGGTTTTCGCTGAGCAGGCTACGCACAGCAACTTCATTGGCCGATAGTTCACCATCATTAACACGCTTTTCATGCACGCTCGCATTAAAGTCCTGGCGACCCTCATTATCAGGGATAATGACCAACGTTTTTTCACGATCCGCCTGAGAGAGAGCCAGATAGTCATCGAGTATGCTGTGTTTTTCCATGTCATAAACGGAATCCTTCAGACGAGAAAAAGCCTGTGAAAAATTACCGCTTATAGAGTCGTACACCGCAGCACGCAGCTGTTCATCTTTCTGACGAATAATGGTCTGGACATTGGACGTTTGCATACCGAAGCCCTGCAATACAGCAAACGGGCGACCCCAATCTACTGATTCCATCTGTTTCTTATCGCCAAGAAGCAACAATTTTGCATTGCTTCGCTCAGCTTCCATTATGAGGGCATGCTGATTGTCAGCCCCAACAAGACTCGCCTCATCGACAAGCCAGATTTCACGGGTGCTGACAGTGCCTTTCATGCGCCGGTACAGGAATGAATCTACCGTGCTGGCCGGGATACCTGTTTCCTTCGCGAGCGTCTCTGTAGCGGAACCGGTTGGCGCTAATCCCTTGAAGCTAAAGCCTTTAGATTGACCGTAACCAATCAGACACTGGAGTAACGTAGTTTTACCGGTTCCGGCGAATCCCTGTATGCCGGATACCAGGTCTTTGTTTGTGGCCGCATCGATAATCGCCTGCCTCTGGTCTGGCG from Enterobacter cloacae subsp. cloacae ATCC 13047 includes these protein-coding regions:
- a CDS encoding restriction endonuclease translates to MSKNLMIGLALLLMVFIYALCFRKKNNHDRKRLSAEKIIEVINSIDLPAQKIAYLRKVDPYAFEELIMTLLQRKGFVIGRNKRYSGDGGLDGRFEHNRQLWLIQAKRYSNRIKQEHVSAFASLLKENNCSGGIFVHTGKTPASVREYVKARSSPQIEIISGDRLLNLFDSTVKLKF
- the mobF gene encoding MobF family relaxase; its protein translation is MLSVAKVTNVAQASSYYNSPDQYYDKDSGDITSRWGGAGAEILGLEGPVESEDFVRMLEGRISPEIHLGKNGGDGTISHVPAWDFTLSAPKSVSVLALAGNDKRLVDAHIKATAETMKFLEKEYALTRISNGGNTEYTKVNNLVYASYVHTESRKHDPQLHSHNVVMNAVMDESGQWRSLETLKMFENQLGIGLVYRSHLAKLVKQLGYDLEIDHETGLWDIKGVPHSLLDAFSKRRKEVLEAAKQYGLFDAKSMEKAALYSRESKTHMEYDELKASWEETVKESGVSLDEVINRSYDNAKTFKRLDDPQPSFDSENSSEAVTGVSGPKENSHSVAPEHLVGNETDFSTPSNDTNMNHIERGEGVEVSPGNPLTNAGLLSGIANINGTERATEKYAREYISHQDLSASELAAILHDVRLAYKVKAADEAVFTHSSVMSEAMGLAIGEALPGDIEQILRAMVNSGELLPRTSRSGNGEAAYTTPKAFEKEREMVLTMLSGKESRQAAGDVSSIAAYIDQFEAEKTVEFGSQFAFSPDQRQAIIDAATNKDLVSGIQGFAGTGKTTLLQCLIGYGQSKGFSFKGLAPTGSATETLAKETGIPASTVDSFLYRRMKGTVSTREIWLVDEASLVGADNQHALIMEAERSNAKLLLLGDKKQMESVDWGRPFAVLQGFGMQTSNVQTIIRQKDEQLRAAVYDSISGNFSQAFSRLKDSVYDMEKHSILDDYLALSQADREKTLVIIPDNEGRQDFNASVHEKRVNDGELSANEVAVRSLLSENLNEAERTDSRYYRFGQIIEFQLDHGEFKKGEFWKVAEVSGKELLLKSGDGQERKFNPSEITGKSKFAIDVFREDKILFSEQEKVVFTKSRKDLNVRNGDEFKVSRIDSTSGTFILTDEKGKELSLDSSKLHNISHSYAMTSYKAQGKTVDRVMAQIESWRRNLVNERSFYVNLSRARYEARLYVDNVGKVIKALSEHDANKTTSLTGFSTKSMKRAAEHLQAESTDTRQLYADLNIATQKLANKQGVFSHSALVAETLKNTLGTYDVRDIETAIYAMRMRGEVGLSHINHEKVNSENYYTMPQNIRNEAQIVRHMLQGKDRYAPIAGKSVVSRYLSAREDKARQGIAEPVSAATQAALTTVMTSRDEAILITGSDLSGHRDVMREIGKDIAKERGYRVKGFSTTAEGVKQMRESMKFSANIYQHLDQMEAKIAAGQIVRPGKELWVVENVSQMGAENVLRLQQAARYVGARMVLVADRQENSIAWGNMPSLLAEQGIATIDFDKANRSLNPEINLATDKLTQGKIEDALAHVSPMMSEVRDLDNQNNDRTIRLNVIANSWLNLSPEDRAKTAIVIPDYLSRNKVDVQIRRGLQSEGVLQGTPLTTALYRNANLDPFEKKVATNYKPGQVVQFESQRPGIEKGAYYTVEAVNKAGNELILVSLEAGHRVTINAADIAGSRNNSVQVFHVEQKQIQKGETLRFTRTVPADKLESADGKGVSSKMTGSVVSLDGTKVTLRLANNRQVTVDAASWKHMEWGYSNNMFNIKDKQFDNVITLMESWKKQFATQEALHNALTKTAVNLRIITDDKEKLLDSLRTNPGFRQTALQDRKVSITKSDMAAFDKQFGTGLGFGMRSLMKLEAAVDKAVTSTVSKVVEKTREVAQKTRQKSL
- a CDS encoding conjugal transfer protein TraP, which produces MTKNFIRIAIYGWTWCSWAIRNLIFFPAATLTLIIAFLMVLDHSSPGQIMVRIMQSADKVTDGVNWTWRECPSVSSNSNVFPPEPSIRPSALEANCPEMVSDARGYAEHIDRNFMPLVWIWWTIMAAISVTVERFPVFKHRTRLQMRTITTREQLLVNGKVRERLATHIVTGAHGYETLCTSGCNVSYNDKRVLIENCEKLAENALPVTCRTCFTIWNDVHSYQPGDFDMESGKGNFTEKDLTEITIPTAH
- the umuC gene encoding translesion error-prone DNA polymerase V subunit UmuC, producing MFLHSDANAFYVSCQTAMEPSLIGKPVIVTTNNDGAIAALNTEAKSLGLKRGQPLFEIQQVIRDNHVRVFSSNFVLYGDFSARFHTTIGESVPRHEIYSCDEVFASLHGMDKLVSFEDFGRELREKVYRHTSLKCGIGIAETKTLCKAATWAAKKYPQTKGVVVISDPARRDRLLALIPVREVWGIGSRLAKRLNEMGIVTALELARMDTRLVRKLMGVVVERTVRELRGEACFGLDTNPPSRKQIIVSRSFGQRTTDLEDVRQAICAFSCQAAEKLRRDRSFAGAVTVFIQNSRHSQAEPYFSAVALEPLPVTQDSRDLIQAAQTALLRIWKPGVHYAKAGVMLSDIGDGREQLDLFSNKQPGRNSKALMQIIDKLNLAERGTIFMAGEGVHRKYKGKQQWLSPCYTTRWKDIPVAWLK
- a CDS encoding lytic transglycosylase domain-containing protein, translating into MKFTKLTFIALLILGSSPVLGSSNTQQQLTGFLAGQENGVSAKQVLTSDDLFNKLIHQESRGNQFSKNGQPLTSPKGAVGIAQVMPETAPEAARLAGLEWSAWRYRNDETYNKALGRAYLDSQLERYDGNHVLALAAYNAGPGSVDKWLKRFGDPRSGEISNKQFMQLIPFIETQAYVASILNDTPGVFRFTPSRKKAPVGEGHKIEFRDTHPGITFNLAVNQTFSYGNGKLVGGL
- a CDS encoding H-NS family nucleoid-associated regulatory protein, whose amino-acid sequence is MNKKTPLTVNAVAEYLSSITRRTAVFKKMDLRLLGIVRADLNRIIETREAQLEEERLRQKEKQDKIREHLSLLRQDGIEPDELLDNTRPRKRPSIGQMRTFRIHGKLVHYKGVGVYPRALREIIESEGEEALKRYEVSGE
- a CDS encoding DUF4365 domain-containing protein; amino-acid sequence: MKKYKKNGATGKAGEYYFAYWMVRNFKWPCRLLDIDVGIDAQVEIFEDEISTGDFFAVQIKSTVENDPDMSIDLSDFMYWQQLESQVILVRILMGDNHSEPVMYWKSFSKEYLDEIVMEMGTTGFQSKKVLFSESDKLTSESKDSWKEAILSDTDKRLIRVARSLLKSLKEHDLDNFVEEDYNLQNENKDFISFNSEIDTFNHHFIDYEELIDAVCLDRRLIIRAPFIGEVIDYFEENESILLYMFNNAFNGIKVGRTPNQILPRNLSREIKRQTEDWVYHMTGF